The genomic DNA TCGGCGTCATGCTCGCGATCGGCGTGGTGATCGGAATCGTCGCCTCGATCGTCTCGCCCTGACCGCCTCCGCCTGGCCTTCCCCGGTCCGTCCGGACCGGGCGGCGGAGCCGCCCTCCCCGTCCCCTAGGGGACGAGGATCGGGGTCATCTGGGTGGATCACCGGATGGACGCGCCGCCGGGGCTCCGTAGCGTGGGGACCACCACGGACCCCGCGACGACGGAGGCGGCCATGTCGGCCCGTACGCCCACCCCCCACCCACGTCCCCGCCCCCGCCGTCGGCGGGGGCACCGCCGCCGGCACCGGCGGTGCGGACGTCCGGCTGCCCTGGTGGGCCGTGGCCCTCCCCGCCGCCGCCTTCGCCGTGCTGTTCCTCCTCCTCGCGGGGCCGGGGCAGGCCCGCGCCACGGGCGGCGAGCCCGTCGTGGGCCGGTTCCTCGAACAGGTCCGGCACGCCGTCGCGCGCTAGCGGCCCCGCCCGCCCCTGCCGTTCGGACGCGTCAACACCCTGCGCCGCAGGGTCCGTCTCGTGCGAAGCTGGGGGCATGAGCGTCGATACAGCCCGCAGGATCGTGCTACTCCGGCATGCGAAGGCCGAGTGGTCCCAGGACTCCGACCACGAGCGCCCGCTCACCGACCGCGGTCGCCGGGAGGCGCCCCTCGCCGGGCGCTGGCTCGCCGGCGCCGGCATCACCCCCGACCTGACCCTGTGCTCGACCGCCGTGCGCACCCGCGAGACGTGGAAGCTGGTGGTCTCCGAGCTGCCCCAGCGGCCCAGGACCCTCTACGACGAGCGCGTCTACGAAGCCTCCCTCGGCGAGCTGATCGCGCTGCTCAACGAGACGCCCGACGACGTGAGGGACCTCCTCCTCGTCGGGCACAACCCGGGCGTCCACGCCCTCGCCGACGCCCTCGCCGGGGAGGCGGAGGGTGACATCCTGCCCAGGATGAACCGCAGCGGCTTCCCGACCTCCGCCCTCGCCGTCCTCACGTTTGACGGAGGGTGGAAGTCCCTGGAGCACGGCGCCGGCAAGATGGTCGGCTTCTGGGCGCCTCACGCGTGACGCCCGCCGTACGGCGGACCGGCGTCGCCACGGCGGCCCGGGCACCGGGTCAGGCGGACACGGTGCCCGCCGCCTCCACCTCCTCGCGGGTGATGCCGAGCAGGTACAGCACGGTGTCCAGGAACGGCACGTTGACCGCGGTGTCCGCGGCCCTGCGGACCACCGGCTTGGCGTTGAAGGCCACGCCGAGACCGGCCGCGTTCAGCATGTCGAGGTCGTTCGCGCCGTCGCCGATCGCCACGGTCTGCGCGAGCGGCACACCCGCCTCCGCCGCGAACCGGCGCAGCAGCCGCGCCTTCCCCGCCCGGTCCACGATCTCGCCGGTCACCCGGCCGGTCAGCCTGCCGTCGACGATCTCCAGCGTGTTGGCGGAGGCGAAGTCCAGGCCGAGCCGCACCTTCAGGTCGTCCGTGACCTGCGTGAACCCGCCGGACACCACGCCGACCTGGTAGCCGAGCCGCTTCAGCGTACGGATCAGGGTGCGGGCACCGGGCGTCAGCCGCACCTCGGACCGCACCTTCTCCACGACCGACTCGTCCAGGCCCTCCAGCAGCGCCACGCGCGCGTGCAGCGACTGCTCGAAGTCCAGCTCGCCGCGCATCGCCGCGGCGGTGACCTCCGCGACCTCGTGCTCGCACCCCGCGTGGGCGGCGAACAGCTCGATGACCTCGTCCTGGATCAGCGTCGAGTCGACGTCCATGACCACCAGCCGCTGCGCCCGCCGGTGCAGCCCGGCGGACACCACGGCCACGTCCACGCCCAGTTCGTGCCCCTCGGTGGCGAGCGCGGTGCGCAGCGGTTCGGTCTCGACGCCGGAGACGGCGAACTCCACCGCGGTCACGGGATACTTCGCCAGCCGGAAGACGCGGTCGATGTTGCCTCCGGTGCGGGTGATGGTGGCGGCTATGGCCGCGGTGTTCTCCGCGGTCAGCGGGTTCCCCAGGACGGTCACGTGGGAACGCCCGTGGCCGCGCGGCCGGTTGTCGCCGGTACCGGAGATGATCTCCGCCTGGAGCTTCAGCGAGTCGGCCCAGGTGTGGACGGTGGCCCGCAGTCCGCCCTCCGTTCCGGCGGCCGGCTTGGTGACGAGCGCGCACAGGACGATACGGCCGCGGGTGACCACCTGCTCGATGTCGATGACGTCGACGGAGAACGCGGCGAGGGTGTCGAACAGCCCGGCGGTGATCCCGGCACGGTCCTTCCCGAAGATCTTCACGAGGAGGGTGGGAACGTCTGAGGTCTGTGATGCGCTCATGGTCCCCCCACCGTATCCGTCCCGCAGGACGCCCACCGCCCCGTCCCGGCCGGCGGACGCCGATCCGGAGCGGGCCGCCGGGGCGCCGCCGAGCCCCGTTCCGTACGGGTGCGGCCGGATTCCGCCCCGTCCCGGTCATGCCCGGCCGGGACGGGGCGGGGAGCGCCCCGCCCGCCGCCCCGGCCGTTCTTCGTCCTCGGCGGCGGGATGCCCGGGTAGAGGGGTGATGAACCCATTCGCCGACCCGTCCGGCCGCGCTTCCCGGGGGACGCCGGGGGTCTTCACACCGCCCGACTTTCAGATCGGCGACCGGGCCTGAAATAGTTCCTCCTCGATGTTCGCCATCCCCAGACTCCCAGCGACGGGGGTACCTCGGGGGACAACTACGTGGGGCATGGAGTGCCGGAACTCGTACTGGAACTGAACGGAAGGACCTGGACCCTCGATCCGTCCAGGTCGTACACCCTCGGGCGCGACCCGCAGGGCGACGTGGTGATCGACGACGCCAGGGTCTCGTGGCGGCACGCCACGGTGAGCTGGGGGGCCGGAGCTGGGTCATCGAGGATCACGGCTCCACCAACGGCACCTACGCACAGGGTCAGCGGATCCACCAGACGGAGATCGGACCGGGTGCCTCGGTGCACCTGGGCAACGCCACCGACGGCCCGCGGCTGGACTTCGCCGGCGCCGCTCCCGCAGCCCACGCCGCGCCCGCCGGCGCGTACGGCGCCCGGGCGCCGCAGGTCCAGCAGCCCTGGCCCGGCCGGCAGGCCCACGCGGCACCACAGGCCCCGCAGCAGCACCAGCCGCAGCAGCACCCGCACCAGCCGCACCAGGATCAGCCGTACCAGGAGCAGCCCGGCTGGCAGCAGGCGCCGCAGCGGCAGATCCCGCAGCAGCAGGGCGGCGGCGTGGCGGTCGACAAGGTGCCAGGTCCCCCCGCCCACGGCGGGGACCGCAGCCCCACCACCTTCCACCAGCTGGCCCTGGGCCGCGTCATGCGCATCGGCCGCGCGCTCGAGAACGAACTGGTCGTCTCCGACCTCCAGGTCTCGCGCCACCACGCCGAGTTCACCGCTCACCCCGACGGCCGCTTCGAACTGCGCGACCTCGGCTCGCACAACGGCACGTACGTCAACGGCCAGCCGATCGCCAAGTCCGGAACCGTCCTCATCGGCCCGAACGACATCGTCGGCGTCGGCCACTCGACGTTCCGGATCGTCGGCGACCGCCTGGAGGAGTTCGTCGACACCGGCGAGGTCTCCTTCTCGGCCCGCCACCTCACCGTCACCGTCGACGGCGGCAAGCAGATCCTGAAGGACGTCTCCTTCGGCGTCCCCGAGAAGTCGCTGATCGGCGTCATCGGCCCGTCCGGCTCCGGCAAGTCGACGCTCCTCAAGGCGCTCACCGGCTACCGCCCCGCCGACCAGGGCGACGTCCTCTACGACAACCGCAGCCTCTACAAGCAGTTCGCCGAACTGCGCCAGCGCATCGGCCTGGTCCCGCAGGACGACATCCTCCACAAGGAGCTGACCGTCCAGAAGGCCCTGCGGTACGCGGCGAAGCTCCGCTTCCCGGGCGACACCGCGGCGGCCGAGCGCGAGGCCCGGATCGACGAGGTGCTGCGCGAGCTGAAGCTGGACGTCCACAAGGAGAAGAAGTTCACCTCCCTCTCCGGCGGCCAGCGCAAGCGCGTCTCCGTCGCCCTGGAGCTGCTGACCAAGCCGTCCCTGATCTTCCTGGACGAGCCGACCTCCGGCCTCGACCCGGGCATGGACCGCGACGTCATGCAGCTGCTGCGCGGCCTCGCCGACGACGGCCGCACGGTCCTCGTCGTCACCCACTCCGTCGCCGAGCTCGCGCTCTGCGACAAGCTGCTGGTGATGGCCCCCGGCGGTTCGGTGGCCTACTTCGGCCCGCCGGAGGAGGCGCTGAACTTCTTCGGGTACGAGACGTGGGCGGACGTCTTCTCCGCCTTCGAGAACTACCGCGACTACGACTGGGCCGGCCGCTGGAAGGGCTCGCAGCACTACCAGCTGTACGCCGCCGACATCGACGCCGTGGCGCCGCAGCCCGTCCACATGGCGGTGCAGTCCGCCGCCAGGCCGCCCAAGCCGCAGAGCTGGGGTGCCCAGCTGTGGACCCTGATCCGCCGGTACGTCTCCGTGATCGCCTCCGACCGGGGCTTCCTCGCCCTGATGGTCATCCTCCCGGCGGTCCTCGGCGCGGTCTCCGTCGTCATCCCGGCCGACTTCGGCCTGGCCCCGCCGACGCCGCCGTCCAGGTTCAACGGCGACGCGGGAACGATCATGCTCATCCTCGCCGTCGGCATGTGCTTCTCGGGCGCCGCCAACTCCGTACGAGAGCTGATCAAGGAGCGGGTGATCTACGAGCGGGAGCGCGCCACCGGCCTGTCCCGCTCGGCGTACCTGATGTCCAAGGTGATCGTCCTCGGCCTCATCACGGCCTTCCAGGGCGTCATCATCTGCGCCATCGGCTTCACCCCGCGCGAGCTGCCCGCCGAGGGCCTGGTGATGCCGCCCGCCGTCGAGCTGTGCCTCGTCGTCATCGCGCTCGGCCTGACCTCGATGATGGTCGGTCTGGTCATCTCCTCCCTGGTGAAGACCGCGGAGAAGACGATGCCGCTGCTGGTCATGTTCGCGATCGTCCAGGTCGTCTTCACCGGCATCCTGTTCAAGGTGTACGGCTCGCCGGGCCTGGAGCAGTTCGCCTGGCTCATGCCGTCCCGCTGGGCCATCGCCGGCGCGGGCGCCACCCTCGACCTGGCGCACCTCATGCCGCCGTGGGACCACGAGAACCCCACCGACCTGGACCCGCTGTGGGAGCACGGCGCCGGCCAGTGGGGCGTGAACGTGACGGTGCTGGTCGTCATGGCCGTCGCCCTCGGCTTCGTCGTGGCGCGCCTGCTGCGCCGCCACGAGCCGGAGGTCATGCGCAAGTGACCGCCGCCGCGCGCGCGCGTGAAGGGCGGCACCCCTGCCGGGGTGCCGCCCTTTCCACGTCGGTGCGGGTCAGTACGCGCTGTCGACGTTGTCCATGGAGCCGTAGCGGTCGGCGGCGTAGTTGCACGCGGCGACGATGTTGGCCACCGGGTCCCACTGGCTCTTCTTCGTGCCGGGGATGTGGTACGCGTCGAACGTCGGCTTGATGACCTGGAGCAGGCCGATCGACGGGACGCCGTTGCGGGCGTTGATGTCCCAGTCGTTGATCGCGTTCGGGTTGCCGCTGGACTCCCGCATGATGTTGCGGTGGATGCCCTCGTAGCTGCCGGGGATGTCGTGCTTCTTCATGATGGAGAGCGCCTCGCGGATCCATCCGTCGAGGTTGTCCGCGTACACCGGCTTGCGTGCGGCGGTACGGCTGGCGGCGGCCTGGGCGGCGGCGCGCTCCTTGGCGGCGGCCTCGGCCTTGGCGGCGGCCTTCGCCTTGGCGGCCCTCGCCTTGGCGGTGGCCTCGGCCTTCGTCGCGGCCTCGGACTCGGCCTTGGCCTTGGCCGCGGCGGCGGCCTTCACCTCGAACGCCGACTTCTGCCCGGCGATGCCGGCCTGCAGCTCCGCGTTCCGGTAGCCGCTCCAGGCGGCGGCCGGGGCGGCGGCCACCTCCCTGACCTCCGCCTCGGCCGGGGCGGGACCCGGAACCACCGAGAGGGAGAGGGTGGCGGCACCGATGGCGGCCACGCCGGCGAGGGAGAGCTTGTGGTTCTTCTTGAGACGGCTGAGACCAGGAGTGCTGGACGGGAACATACAGTCGTACCTCTTCGAATCGCGGGAGTCGCACGCCGGGCGGCGCTGCGCCTGGCTTGGCGGGCGACGGCAGCAATTCTTAGCGACTGCGAAAACCCGTGGCAAAGATGTGACATACGATCCCGGGTAGTGGATCAGAAGGTGCCGCACATGGCTCCGACGGGTCGGATAGACTCGTGCGACCAGCGGGAATATGTCGCATGTGTGAGCACTAAAGGGTTTCGTACGTGATCTGGGTCCTATGCGCGGCCTCACATCAGGCCCCTGCCGCGTTTACATGAGGTTGCTGAAGCAATGCTCTCTGTGAGGCCCTTTCAGGGCCTCCGCGGCGCCCAGGGAAGACCTAGGTCGCCGGTCCCGGCCGCTGCCGCCCGCAGGCGGATACGGACCGCCACCCCCG from Streptomyces sp. MRC013 includes the following:
- the serB gene encoding phosphoserine phosphatase SerB, with product MSASQTSDVPTLLVKIFGKDRAGITAGLFDTLAAFSVDVIDIEQVVTRGRIVLCALVTKPAAGTEGGLRATVHTWADSLKLQAEIISGTGDNRPRGHGRSHVTVLGNPLTAENTAAIAATITRTGGNIDRVFRLAKYPVTAVEFAVSGVETEPLRTALATEGHELGVDVAVVSAGLHRRAQRLVVMDVDSTLIQDEVIELFAAHAGCEHEVAEVTAAAMRGELDFEQSLHARVALLEGLDESVVEKVRSEVRLTPGARTLIRTLKRLGYQVGVVSGGFTQVTDDLKVRLGLDFASANTLEIVDGRLTGRVTGEIVDRAGKARLLRRFAAEAGVPLAQTVAIGDGANDLDMLNAAGLGVAFNAKPVVRRAADTAVNVPFLDTVLYLLGITREEVEAAGTVSA
- a CDS encoding transglycosylase SLT domain-containing protein, producing the protein MFPSSTPGLSRLKKNHKLSLAGVAAIGAATLSLSVVPGPAPAEAEVREVAAAPAAAWSGYRNAELQAGIAGQKSAFEVKAAAAAKAKAESEAATKAEATAKARAAKAKAAAKAEAAAKERAAAQAAASRTAARKPVYADNLDGWIREALSIMKKHDIPGSYEGIHRNIMRESSGNPNAINDWDINARNGVPSIGLLQVIKPTFDAYHIPGTKKSQWDPVANIVAACNYAADRYGSMDNVDSAY
- a CDS encoding histidine phosphatase family protein; amino-acid sequence: MSVDTARRIVLLRHAKAEWSQDSDHERPLTDRGRREAPLAGRWLAGAGITPDLTLCSTAVRTRETWKLVVSELPQRPRTLYDERVYEASLGELIALLNETPDDVRDLLLVGHNPGVHALADALAGEAEGDILPRMNRSGFPTSALAVLTFDGGWKSLEHGAGKMVGFWAPHA
- a CDS encoding SGM_5486 family transporter-associated protein is translated as MPVLDPNPQNGQKKLLAVFGVMLAIGVVIGIVASIVSP